CCCCGGAGCCCGACCCCGTGCGCTCCCACACCACCTGCAGGTTCTCCCGCACGGTCATGTTGGGGAACACCTGGTGGCCCTGCGGGACGTAGCCGATCCCCCGCCGGGCCCGCTGGTGCGGCGCCAGCCGGCCGATCTCCTCCCCCTCGAACCGCACCGAGCCCGACCGCAGCGGCAGCAGCCCCATCACGCTGTTGAGCAGCGTCGTCTTGCCTACGCCGTTGCGACCCATGACGCAGGTGACCGCGCCCGCGGGCACGTCGAGCGACACCCCGAACAGCACCTGCGTCCGCCCGTAGGCGACGTCGACGTCGACCACCTCGAGCGCAGGCGCCGGCGCGGTCACGACGCCACCTCGGTCGACGCCTCGTCCTCCAGGGGGGTCACGGCCACGGTCGTCACCGATGCCGCGCGATCGTGGGAGCGGCCCAGGTAGACCTCCCGCACCTTGGGGTCGGCCTGCACCTCCTCGACGCTGCCCTCCCGCAGGAGCCGTCCCTCGTGCAGCACCGTCACCTTGCGGGCGTAGCGCCGGAGGAAGCCCATGTCGTGCTCGATGACCACCACGGTGTGGTCGGCGGCCAGCTCCTCCAGAAGGTCACCGGTGTCGGACCGCTCCTGGGCGCTCATGCCGGCGACGGGCTCGTCGAGCAGCAGGAGCCGCGGCTGCTGCACCAGCAGCATCCCGATCTCCAGCCACTGCCGCTGCCCGTGGCTGAGCACGCCGGCCGGCCGGGTGGCCACGCCGGCCAGCCCGATCTTCTCGAGCGTCGCCCCCACCTCGGCCGACGCCCGCCGGGCCACCCGCAGCCGGGTGACGAACGGGCGGCGGAACGACTCGGCCAGGTCGAGGTTCTCCACCACGGTCAGCGACTCGAAGATCGTGGGCGTCTGGAACGACCGCCCGACGCCCTTCCTCACGATGGCGTGCTCCCGCATGCCGGTGATGGGGTGGCCGTCGAACTCGACGTGACCGGCGGTGGCCTTCGTGAGGCCGGTGACGACGTCGAGCAGCGTCGTCTTGCCGGCGCCGTTCGGGCCGATGAGGAAGCGCAGCTCGCCCTCGTCGACGGCGAAGTCGAGGCCGTCGATGGCCTTGAACCCGTCGAAGCTGACGGTGAGGCCCCGCACCTCCAGCAGGGGGACGCTCATGTCGCGGCCACCTCCGCCTCCTTCCGGGGCAGGAGCGCCACGGCACGGTCGCGGCCGGAGCGCAGCAGCCCGACGACGCCGCCCGGCAGCCAGGCGATCACGACCACGAACATCAGGCCCTGCAGGTAGACCCAGTCGTCGGGGCGGCTCTCGCTGAACGACGTCTTGCCCCAGCTCACCAGCAGCGCCCCCAGCACCGCGCCGTAGAGGGTGCCGCGGCCGCCGACCGCCACCCAGGCGATCATCAGGATCGACGGCAGCACCGTGAACTGGTCGGGGGCGACGATGCCGATGATCGGCGCCGCGAACGCGCCGGCGAGCCCGGCCATCCCGGCGGCGACCACGAACGCCACCGTCTTGGCCCGCGCCGGGTCGTAGCCGAGGAACCGCACCCGGTCCTCGTTGTCGCGCAGCGCCACCAGCAGGCGGCCGTAGCGGCTGCGCACCAGCTGGCGGCCGACGAGCACCACCGCGATCAGCGCGCCCGCGGCCAGCCCGTAGAGGTACCGCGAGGTGCCGGGCTCGTACTTGGAGCGCCCGAAGATGGTGGAGAAGTTGGTGAGGCCGTTGGTGCCGGCGGTCACCTTGAGCTGGCCGATCAGCAGCAGCCAGAACACCAGCGCCGTCGCCTGGGTGAGGATGGCGAAGAACGGTCCCCGGACGCGGCGGCGGAACACCAGCCAGCCCAGCAGCCCGGCCACCACCATCGGCACGACCACCGCCAGGATCCACGCCGCCCACAGCGACTGGAACGGTTGCCAGATGAGAGGCAGCGACGTCTGGTCGCCGTAGAGCGACATGAACTGGGGCACGGCGCCGTCGGGCACCTGTTCGAGCGACAGGTACATGCCCATCGCGTAGGCGCCGAGCCCGAAGAACACGCCCTGGCCGAGGGCGAGCATGCCGCCGTAGCCCCAGGCGATGTCGAGCCCGACGGCGATCATGGCGTAGCAGAGGTACTCGGCCCACTGGCGGGTGCGGGTGGGGTCGTCGAGGACGTCGGGCCAGGCGAACAGCACCACGGCGAACAGCACCAGCGCGCCACGGGCGATCCAGGGGTTGACGGCGTTGGCCGGCCGCAGGCTGACGGCGGCCGTCGTCGCCCCGTCGGGGGCCGTCGTCGCGACCTCCGTCTCGGGCACGGTGGCGGCGGTCATGTCGCCAGACCCCTCGTGCGGAAGGCGACCAGGCCGTTGGGACGGAACTGCAGGAAGGCGACGACCAGGATGAACACGATCGCCTTCCCGAGGCTGGCCGTCGTGAAGTACTCGCTGAAGGCGTTGGTCATCCCCAGCGCGAACGCGGCGATGACCGCCCCCCGCAGGGTGCCGAGCCCGCCGACGATCACGACCAGGAAGGCGTCGATCACGTAGTCGGTGCCGATCTGCGAGCCGATCGACCCGATCAGCGACACGGCGACACCTGCGACGCCGGCCAGGCCGGAGCCGAGGAAGAACGTCACCGCGTCGACCCGCCGGGTCGCCAGGCCCGACACCGACGCCAGGTCACGGTTCTGCATCACCGCCCGCATGCGTCGACCCTGCGGCAGCTTGGCCATGAACGCCCACACCCCCACGATCACCACCAGACCCAGGGCCATGATGAACAGGCGGCGGTGGGGCATCGTGAACCCCAGGAGGTCCCAGTTGCCGCGCAGCCACGTAGGAGTGACCACGTCGACGTTGGGAGCGCCGAACCGGTCCTTGGCCGCCTGCTGCAGGATCAGGCTGACCCCGAAGGTGACCAGCAGCGTGTCGAGCGGGCGGTTGACCATCCGGGAGAGCAGGGTCCGCTCCAGCAGCAGACCCAGCGCCCCGGCGACGACGAACGCCAGCGGGAGCGCCACCACGAACGCCGCTCCTTTGGCCCCTGCGAACAGCCCGATCTCCGTCTGCAGCACGTAGGGGGTGTAGGCGCCGGCCATGATCAGCTCACCGTGCGCCATGTTGATCACCCGCATCTGGCCGAAGGTGAAGGTCAGGCCGAGTGCCACGAGCAGGAGGATCCAGCCCAGGCTGAGGCCGTTGAAGACTTGTTCGAGGTAGTC
The nucleotide sequence above comes from Acidimicrobiales bacterium. Encoded proteins:
- the urtD gene encoding urea ABC transporter ATP-binding protein UrtD — translated: MSVPLLEVRGLTVSFDGFKAIDGLDFAVDEGELRFLIGPNGAGKTTLLDVVTGLTKATAGHVEFDGHPITGMREHAIVRKGVGRSFQTPTIFESLTVVENLDLAESFRRPFVTRLRVARRASAEVGATLEKIGLAGVATRPAGVLSHGQRQWLEIGMLLVQQPRLLLLDEPVAGMSAQERSDTGDLLEELAADHTVVVIEHDMGFLRRYARKVTVLHEGRLLREGSVEEVQADPKVREVYLGRSHDRAASVTTVAVTPLEDEASTEVAS
- the urtB gene encoding urea ABC transporter permease subunit UrtB; the encoded protein is MSDYLEQVFNGLSLGWILLLVALGLTFTFGQMRVINMAHGELIMAGAYTPYVLQTEIGLFAGAKGAAFVVALPLAFVVAGALGLLLERTLLSRMVNRPLDTLLVTFGVSLILQQAAKDRFGAPNVDVVTPTWLRGNWDLLGFTMPHRRLFIMALGLVVIVGVWAFMAKLPQGRRMRAVMQNRDLASVSGLATRRVDAVTFFLGSGLAGVAGVAVSLIGSIGSQIGTDYVIDAFLVVIVGGLGTLRGAVIAAFALGMTNAFSEYFTTASLGKAIVFILVVAFLQFRPNGLVAFRTRGLAT
- the urtC gene encoding urea ABC transporter permease subunit UrtC — protein: MTAATVPETEVATTAPDGATTAAVSLRPANAVNPWIARGALVLFAVVLFAWPDVLDDPTRTRQWAEYLCYAMIAVGLDIAWGYGGMLALGQGVFFGLGAYAMGMYLSLEQVPDGAVPQFMSLYGDQTSLPLIWQPFQSLWAAWILAVVVPMVVAGLLGWLVFRRRVRGPFFAILTQATALVFWLLLIGQLKVTAGTNGLTNFSTIFGRSKYEPGTSRYLYGLAAGALIAVVLVGRQLVRSRYGRLLVALRDNEDRVRFLGYDPARAKTVAFVVAAGMAGLAGAFAAPIIGIVAPDQFTVLPSILMIAWVAVGGRGTLYGAVLGALLVSWGKTSFSESRPDDWVYLQGLMFVVVIAWLPGGVVGLLRSGRDRAVALLPRKEAEVAAT